In the Populus trichocarpa isolate Nisqually-1 chromosome 1, P.trichocarpa_v4.1, whole genome shotgun sequence genome, one interval contains:
- the LOC18094706 gene encoding exocyst complex component EXO70A1: protein MEPPENYSTSTSFAEPFEDAQKIILRWDSTASEEARERMIFGGDRQEVDLYLQAVDEIQKSMSSTSISPPSSHHHDQDSNSNKVNSAIQIAMARLEDEFRNILINHTSPVEVDSLFIPDHAPAPASSLNHNTSSVGSSNEFDQEEVGGGGGDHVDALDPIQRADSSNSSASYRSTSSIREIDLIPQEAVADLQSIAKRMISAGYLRECIQVYGSVRKSAVDASFRRLGIEKLSIGDIQRLEWEALETKIRRWIRAAKVCVRILFASEKKLCEEIFYGIGTAIDDACFMETVKGPAIQLFNFAEAISIGRRSPEKMFKILDLHDALMDLLPDIEVVFESKSADSIRVQAAEILSRLAEAARGILSEFESAVLREPSRVPVPGGTIHPLTRYVMNYISLISDYKQTLIELIMSKPSTGSRYSGDPTTPDMEFAELEGKTPLALHLIWIIVILQFNLEGKSKHYKDASLAHLFIMNNVHYIVQKIKGSPELREMIGDDYLRKLTGKFRQAATSYQRATWVSVLYCLRDEGLHVSGSFSSGVSKSALRERFKTFNAMFEEVHRTQATWLIPDSQLREELRISMSEKLIPAYRSFLGRFRSHIESGKHPENYIKYSVEDLESAVLDFFEGYPVSQHLRRRSQ, encoded by the coding sequence ATGGAACCACCAGAAAATTACAGCACAAGTACTTCTTTTGCAGAGCCTTTCGAAGATGCCCAGAAGATAATTCTGAGGTGGGACTCAACAGCATCGGAAGAAGCAAGAGAAAGAATGATCTTTGGTGGAGATCGTCAAGAAGTGGATCTATACTTACAAGCTGTTGATGAAATCCAAAAGTCTATGTCATCGACTTCAATATCACCTCCTTCATCCCATCATCATGATCAAGATAGTAATAGTAACAAAGTCAACTCTGCTATACAGATCGCCATGGCTAGACTTGAAGATGAGTTCCGCAATATCCTTATTAACCATACAAGCCCTGTTGAAGTAGACTCTCTTTTCATTCCTGATCATGCTCCTGCTCCTGCTTCTTCTTTGAACCACAATACTAGTTCGGTAGGAAGCAGCAATGAATTTGACCAGGAGGaagttggtggtggtggtggtgatcaTGTTGATGCTTTAGATCCTATACAGCGTGCAGATTCGAGTAATAGTAGTGCTAGTTATCGATCTACGAGTAGTATTCGTGAGATCGATTTGATTCCTCAAGAAGCTGTAGCAGACCTTCAGTCCATTGCTAAACGGATGATCTCTGCAGGGTACTTGAGGGAGTGTATTCAGGTTTATGGGAGCGTGAGGAAATCAGCTGTGGATGCGAGTTTTCGGAGACTTGGGATTGAGAAGTTGAGTATTGGGGATATTCAGAGACTAGAATGGGAGGCTTTGGAGACCAAGATCAGGAGGTGGATTAGGGCCGCCAAGGTTTGTGTTAGGATATTGTTTGCTAGTGAGAAGAAGCTTTGTGAGGAGATTTTTTATGGGATTGGTACTGCTATCGACGATGCTTGTTTTATGGAGACTGTCAAGGGTCCAGCCATTCAATTGTTTAATTTTGCTGAGGCAATTAGTATTGGCAGGAGATCTCCTGAGAAAATGTTCAAGATTTTGGACTTACACGATGCTTTGATGGACTTGTTGCCTGATATTGAGGTTGTTTTTGAATCAAAATCTGCTGATTCCATTCGAGTCCAGGCTGCTGAGATTTTGTCAAGATTGGCTGAGGCTGCTAGGGGGATTTTATCTGAGTTTGAGAGTGCTGTTTTGCGTGAGCCTTCGAGGGTTCCGGTGCCTGGAGGGACAATTCATCCATTGACAAGGTATGTGATGAATTACATCAGTTTGATTTCGGATTATAAGCAGACCTTGATTGAGCTTATTATGTCAAAACCATCAACTGGGTCAAGATATTCGGGTGATCCAACTACACCTGATATGGAATTTGCTGAACTAGAGGGGAAAACCCCTTTAGCCCTTCATTTGATTTGGATTATTGTGATTTTGCAATTCAATTTGGAGGGCAAGTCCAAGCACTACAAGGATGCATCGTTGGCCCATCTGTTTATAATGAACAATGTTCACTATATTGTTCAGAAGATTAAAGGGTCACCAGAATTGAGAGAAATGATTGGAGATGATTACTTGAGAAAGCTAACAGGAAAATTCAGGCAGGCGGCAACTAGTTACCAGAGAGCAACCTGGGTGAGTGTTTTGTATTGCTTGAGGGATGAGGGGTTACATGTAAGTGGGAGTTTCTCTTCTGGTGTCTCAAAGAGTGCTTTGAGAGAGAGGTTTAAGACCTTCAATGCTATGTTTGAGGAGGTTCACAGGACTCAAGCAACATGGTTGATTCCGGATTCTCAGCTTCGGGAGGAGCTTCGAATTTCTATGTCTGAGAAGTTGATCCCAGCTTATAGGTCATTTCTTGGACGGTTCAGGAGTCACATAGAGAGTGGAAAGCATCCGGAAAATTATATCAAGTATTCAGTGGAGGATTTAGAGAGTGCTGTCTTGGATTTCTTCGAGGGTTATCCTGTATCTCAGCACCTGAGGAGGAGATCTCAGTGA
- the LOC18094707 gene encoding uncharacterized protein LOC18094707: MFRVHRSILLCVWLFMSLIVEGSVHEYKGERFVGKGNAFVVHGGSEGIYSGNHNENSVLPANGDSYIRFEKITFRRTREFSNFSSGLVQAIVFEVEDRELVGGSAYGGQRAVCCTADLAKLGVCLEGEIIHRPSTKDPSWPQVFGVSFNVDELVATFPSKSIQISSTGMYNLYFMHCDPNLKEVVVEGKTIWKNPSGYLPGRMAPLMRFYGFMSLAFVILGLFWFSQYARFWREVFPLQNCITLVITLGMFEMAFWYFDYAEFNETGIRPTGITLWAVTFGTIKLTVARLVILMVSMGYGVVRPTLGGLTSKVILVGVTFFVASEVLELVENVGTVSDLSGRARLFLVLPVSMLDAFIIIWIFKSLSATLNKLQAKRMMVKLDIYRKFTNALAVAVIVSVGWICYELYFKANDVYNERWQNAWVIPAFWRVLSFSLLCVICALWAPSQNSMRYAYSDDASDEFDRDDGTLTLIKPSTIPSKDVRSALEPRPVQASNGASNSDSEEDKRE, encoded by the exons ATGTTTAGGGTTCATAGATCAATATTGTTGTGTGTTTGGTTGTTTATGAGCTTGATTGTTGAAGGTTCAGTTCATGAATATAAAGGAGAGAGATTTGTGGGCAAAGGTAATGCCTTTGTTGTTCATGGTGGCAGTGAGGGGATTTACTCTGGAAATCACAATGAGAATAGTGTCCTTCCTGCTAATGGGGACTCTTATATACG ttttgaaaagattacaTTCCGGAGAACTCGGGAATTTTCTAACTTTAGTTCGGGGTTGGTACAAGCTATTGTTTTTGAGGTAGAGGATCGAGAGTTAGTTGGTGGTTCAGCCTATGGTGGTCAAAGAGCTGTCTGCTGCACAGCTGATCTTGCAAAGTTGGGTGTGTGTTTAGAAGGAGAAATCATTCATCGTCCTTCAACAAAAGATCCCAGCTGGCCTCAAGTCTTTGGTGTCTCATTCAACGTAGACGAGCTAGTTGCGACATTCCCATCAAAATCAATACAGATATCCAGTACTGGGATGTATAATTTGTATTTCATGCATTGTGATCCTAATCTTAAAGAGGTAGTTGTAGAGGGGAAAACTATATGGAAAAATCCCAGTGGCTATTTACCTGGTAGAATGGCACCTTTAATGAGATTTTATGGGTTCATGTCCCTTGCTTTTGTTATACTCGGATTATTCTGGTTCTCTCAGTATGCAAGATTCTGGCGAGAAGTTTTTCCATTGCAAAATTGCATAACATTGGTGATAACGCTGGGCATGTTTGAGATGGCTTTCTGGTATTTTGACTACGCTGAATTCAACGAGACTGGAATTAGGCCAACTGGTATCACTTTATGGGCAGTTACTTTTGGTACTATTAAACTTACAGTAGCACGCCTTGTCATTCTGATGGTTTCAATGGGCTATGGTGTTGTGAGACCTACCTTAGGTGGTCTTACATCAAAGGTGATACTGGTTGGAGTGACCTTTTTTGTGGCATCTGAAGTGCTTGAATTGGTAGAAAATGTTGGCACTGTCAGTGACCTTTCTGGGAGGGCCAGACTTTTTTTGGTGCTTCCTGTGTCAATGTTGGATGCTTTCATCATTATTTGGATATTTAAGTCTCTTTCTGCAACTTTAAATAAGCTTCAG GCTAAAAGGATGATGGTCAAGCTGGATATATACCGGAAATTCACTAATGCTCTTGCTGTTGCAGTTATTGTGTCAGTGGGTTGGATATGCTATGAG TTGTATTTCAAAGCAAATGATGTTTACAATGAGCGCTGGCAGAATGCGTGGGTCATCCCAGCTTTCTGGCGAgtcctttccttctctctcctatGTGTCATCTGTGCTCTTTGGGCTCCCTCTCAGAACTCAATGCG ATACGCTTACTCAGATGATGCAAGTGATGAGTTCGATAGGGATGATGGTACTTTAACACTCATTAAACCATCCACAATACCTTCTAAGGATGTTCGAAGTGCACTGGAACCTAGACCAGTGCAAGCCAGCAATGGAGCATCAAATAGTGATTCGGAAGAAGATAAGAGAGAGTAA
- the LOC18094708 gene encoding sm-like protein LSM1B isoform X1, with protein sequence MSWAGPEDIYLSTSLANYLDKKLLVLLRDGRKLMGLLRSFDQFANAVLEGACERVIVGDLYCDIHLGLYVIRGENVVLIGELDLEREELPPHMTRVSEAEIRRAQKAEREATDLKGTMRKRMEFLDLD encoded by the exons ATGTCTTGGGCAGGCCCAGAAGATATTTACCTCTCTACTTCTCTTGCCAACTATCTTGATA AGAAGCTTCTTGTGCTCCTACGAGATGGCCGAAAGCTCATGGGATTACTTCGTTCTTTTGATCAATTTG CCAATGCTGTCCTTGAAGGTGCATGCGAAAGAGTTATTGTTGGTGACCTTTATTGCGACATCCACTTGGGTCTATATGTGATTCGTGGGGAGAATGTTGTCTTAATTGGAGAGCTG GATTTGGAGAGGGAGGAGCTTCCACCACATATGACTCGTGTTTCAGAAGCAGAGATTAGAAGG GCGCAGAAAGCAGAAAGGGAGGCAACAGATCTAAAAGGTACAATGAGGAAAAGAATGGAGTTCCTTGATTTGGACTAG
- the LOC18094708 gene encoding sm-like protein LSM1B isoform X2 has product MSWAGPEDIYLSTSLANYLDTNAVLEGACERVIVGDLYCDIHLGLYVIRGENVVLIGELDLEREELPPHMTRVSEAEIRRAQKAEREATDLKGTMRKRMEFLDLD; this is encoded by the exons ATGTCTTGGGCAGGCCCAGAAGATATTTACCTCTCTACTTCTCTTGCCAACTATCTTGATA CCAATGCTGTCCTTGAAGGTGCATGCGAAAGAGTTATTGTTGGTGACCTTTATTGCGACATCCACTTGGGTCTATATGTGATTCGTGGGGAGAATGTTGTCTTAATTGGAGAGCTG GATTTGGAGAGGGAGGAGCTTCCACCACATATGACTCGTGTTTCAGAAGCAGAGATTAGAAGG GCGCAGAAAGCAGAAAGGGAGGCAACAGATCTAAAAGGTACAATGAGGAAAAGAATGGAGTTCCTTGATTTGGACTAG
- the LOC18094709 gene encoding protein DEEPER ROOTING 1, producing MKLFSWMQNKLNGKQGNNTKPNAVNSATRHVKQESREEFSDWPHGLLAIGTFGNKELGESNEIQDAEEDQLVEEDPSSSHDLQDFTPEEIGKLQKELTKLLTRKPTSQDKEKETANLPLDRFLNCPSSLEVDRRVSNTAIGDVDDKEDDIERTISVILGRCKDICENNKKKAIGKKSISFLLKKIFVCRSGFAPQPSLRDTLQESRMEKLLRTLLHKKINPQSTSRPSSMKKYIEDKKISKKEKEDDEKQYKTSDGSKWVKTDSEYIVLEI from the exons ATGAAG CTATTCAGTTGGATGCAAAATAAGCTTAATGGAAAACAAGGGAACAACACCAAACCAAATGCAGTGAATTCAGCTACTC GCCATGTGAAACAAGAGTCTCGGGAGGAATTTAGCGATTGGCCTCATGGGCTGCTAGCAATTGGAACATTTGGCAACAAAGAGCTCGGAGAAAGTAATGAAATCCAAGATGCTGAAGAGGACCAACTTGTTGAAGAGGACCCGTCTTCATCCCATGATTTACAAGATTTCACTCCCGAGGAAATTGGGAAATTGCAAAAAGAGTTGACAAAGCTTTTAACAAGAAAGCCAACTTCTcaagataaagaaaaggaaactgcAAATCTTCCATTGGATAGATTTCTTAATTGTCCATCGAGCTTGGAGGTAGACAGAAGGGTCAGTAATACAGCAATCGGTGATGTGGATGACAAAGAAGATGACATTGAGAGGACAATCAGTGTTATACTTGGTAGATGCAAGGACATTtgtgaaaataataagaagaaagcTATTGGGAAGAAATCAATCTCTTTCCTCCTCAAGAAGATTTTTGTTTGCAGGAGTGGGTTTGCTCCACAGCCAAGTTTGAGAGATACACTTCAAGAATCAAGAATGGAGAAG CTTTTGAGAACATTGCTTCACAAGAAGATTAACCCACAAAGTACTTCCCGGCCATCATCAATGAAGAAATATATCgaggacaaaaagatttcaaagaaggaaaaggaagatgatgaaaaacaaTACAAGACAAGTGATGGATCTAAATGGGTGAAGACAGATTCAGAAT ATATTGTTttagagatttaa
- the LOC18094705 gene encoding pollen receptor-like kinase 3: MGLDWHFHPFLFLFIIFTLHFSLTSSVSDSEALLRLKKSFTNAGALSSWISGSVPCNRQTHWNGLLCFNGIVTGLQLENMGLSGTIDVDALATIQGLRSLSFARNSFTGAIPELNRLGNLKAIYLRGNQFSGEIPSDFFSKMKSLKKVWLSDNKFTGGIPPSLAELPRLSELHLENNQFSGTIPSIDQPTLMSFNVSNNMLEGEIPPNLAIFNYSSFDGNDHLCGDRFGRGCENTMQTSSESPTGVGLDADMMVSKDRGHNSNNVIKTVAGAVTLAVLLLSITALIIFRMRRRDKDFDVIENSSNGNAAAAALEVQVSLSNRPKGVDATKKMGSSRKGSNNGRGGVGELVIVNNEKGVFGLPDLMKASAEVLGNGGMGSLYKAQMANGAMVVVKRTREMNTLSKDQFDAEIRKLGRLHHTNILTPLAFLYRPDEKLLVYEYMPKGSLLYLLHGDRGTSHAELNWFVRLKIVQGIAKGLGYLHTKLASSPLPHGNLKSSNVFLSNDNEPLLSEFGLSPLISPPMLAQALFGYKAPEAAQYGVSPMCDVYCLGIIVLEILTGKFPSQYLNKAKGGTDVVQWVESAVSDGRETDLLDPEIASSTNSLGQMRQLLGIGAACVKRNPQQRLDITDAIQMIQGIKLEDSNHEGRTMQVLPSLRDGYADAPQTSVSDIQEVDGESPWRRHGSGSFMDGTKHPSRDHFSFPAPI; encoded by the exons ATGGGATTAGATTGGCATTTccatccatttctttttctcttcatcaTTTTTACCCTCCATTTTTCGTTAACATCTTCTGTTTCTGATTCTGAAGCTTTGCTTAggcttaaaaaatcatttactaACGCTGGTGCTCTTAGCTCTTGGATCTCAGGCTCTGTCCCTTGCAATAGACAAACTCACTGGAACGGACTTCTTTGTTTCAATGGCATTGTCACGGGTCTTCAGCTCGAAAACATGGGCTTATCAGGAACCATTGACGTTGATGCATTGGCTACTATACAGGGACTCAGGAGCCTAAGCTTTGCTCGTAATTCTTTTACAGGTGCAATTCCTGAACTCAATCGTTTAGGCAATTTAAAGGCTATATACTTGAGAGGGAACCAGTTTTCTGGTGAGATTCCCTCGGATTTCTTCTCGAAGATGAAGTCTCTGAAGAAAGTTTGGCTCTCCGATAACAAGTTTACTGGAGGAATTCCACCATCACTGGCTGAGTTGCCTCGGCTTAGCGAATTACATCTCGAGAACAATCAGTTTAGTGGGACTATTCCATCTATTGATCAACCAACATTGATGTCATTTAATGTGTCAAACAATATGCTGGAAGGGGAAATCCCACCGAATTTAGCAATATTCAATTATAGTTCCTTTGATGGAAATGATCATCTCTGTGGAGACAGATTTGGCAGAGGGTGTGAAAACACAATGCAGACATCATCAGAATCACCAACCGGTGTTGGTTTGGATGCTGATATGATGGTTAGCAAAGACAGAGGTCATAACAGCAATAATGTTATAAAGACAGTCGCGGGGGCCGTAACTCTGGCTGTGTTGCTTCTTTCTATAACAGCATTGATAATCTTTAGAATGAGGCGAAGGGACAAAGATTTTGATGTGATTGAAAATAGTAGTAATGGtaatgcagcagcagcagcacttGAGGTGCAAGTTTCGTTGTCGAATAGACCAAAGGGAGTGGATGCTACCAAAAAGATGGGATCAAGCCGTAAAGGGTCTAATAATGGAAGGGGTGGTGTAGGGGAATTAGTTATTGTGAACAACGAAAAAGGTGTATTTGGGTTGCCAGATTTGATGAAAGCTTCGGCAGAAGTGCTTGGAAATGGAGGAATGGGGTCTTTGTATAAGGCGCAGATGGCTAACGGTGCTATGGTGGTGGTCAAGAGAACGAGAGAAATGAATACATTGTCCAAAGATCAATTTGATGCAGAAATCAGAAAGCTAGGAAGACTGCATCATACTAATATTTTGACACCATTGGCTTTTCTTTATCGGCCGGATGAGAAGCTGTTGGTATATGAATACATGCCTAAAGGCAGTCTGCTTTATTTGTTGCATG GTGATCGAGGAACATCACATGCTGAACTCAATTGGTTTGTTCGTCTCAAGATTGTTCAAGGAATTGCCAAGGGATTGGGCTATCTTCATACAAAACTTGCTTCCTCTCCCTTGCCTCATGGCAATCTAAAATCAAGCAATGTCTTTCTTAGCAATGATAACGAGCCGTTGCTTTCAGAATTTGGACTTAGTCCCCTGATCAGCCCTCCAATGTTGGCTCAAGCATTGTTTGGGTATAAAGCCCCAGAAGCAGCGCAATATGGTGTATCACCTATGTGCGACGTGTACTGTCTAGGGATCATCGTACTTGAAATCCTTACAGGAAAATTTCCTTCTCAGTATCTCAACAAGGCCAAGGGAGGGACTGATGTAGTCCAATGGGTGGAATCAGCAGTTTCCGATGGCAGAGAAACTGATTTGCTTGATCCTGAAATTGCAAGCTCAACAAATTCACTTGGTCAGATGAGGCAGCTCTTGGGTATTGGGGCTGCTTGTGTTAAAAGAAATCCTCAGCAACGGTTAGACATCACAGATGCTATTCAAATGATACAGGGCATAAAATTGGAAGACAGTAACCATGAGGGCAGGACAATGCAAGTTTTACCATCACTTCGAGATGGTTATGCAGATGCACCACAGACCAGCGTGTCTGATATTCAAGAAGTTGATGGGGAGAGCCCTTGGAGGAGACATGGATCAGGTAGCTTTATGGATGGAACTAAACACCCGAGTCgtgatcatttttcttttccggCTCCTATTTAG